A genome region from Flavobacterium sp. CFS9 includes the following:
- a CDS encoding SH3 domain-containing protein has protein sequence MTEVFKILGTYKTQYENPITLDKGEIIKLGEEETEEKWKGWIWAENGINKGWVPIQILEISEDNKEAKVLEYYTAKELDVDKGDEIFKIKSLNGWTWVRKIISDDEGWIPDEIIG, from the coding sequence ATGACAGAAGTATTTAAAATTCTTGGAACCTATAAAACACAATATGAAAATCCTATTACTCTCGATAAGGGTGAGATTATAAAATTAGGAGAAGAAGAAACGGAAGAAAAATGGAAAGGGTGGATCTGGGCAGAAAACGGAATTAATAAAGGCTGGGTGCCCATTCAGATACTTGAAATTTCTGAGGATAACAAAGAAGCTAAAGTTTTAGAGTATTACACCGCCAAAGAGCTCGACGTTGATAAGGGGGATGAGATTTTTAAAATTAAAAGTTTAAACGGTTGGACATGGGTAAGGAAAATTATAAGTGATGATGAAGGATGGATTCCCGATGAAATAATAGGTTGA
- a CDS encoding tetratricopeptide repeat protein, protein MRKLPWFFLLPIILFSTIVSAQKSAIYTYDLKDFDKALALYNDKQYASAQLIFEYVKNNATTEEVQSDCAYYIANCAIRTNKVNADALMEKFVHDYPTSTKQNQAYIEVAQYFFEQGNYPKALQWFDKVDESYMSKSDSDKFNFQKGYSYFSAKKKKEATTYFNKVVNSPDFGSQAKYYLGFMAYEGDDYKEATKYFDEVSGEEKYKEKLSYYQADMNFKLGSFQKAIDLGQKAMSKSNDLEKSELNKIIGESYFNLKQYGKAIPFLEQYAGKKGKWNNTDFYQLGYAYYEQKEYEKAISQFNKIIEGKDFVAQNAYYHLGLAYLNTGKKQEALNAFKNASEMDFNAQIQEDAALNYAKLSYEIGNAYQTVPGILLDFLKKYPNNSSRSEVEKLLVDSYISSKNYKEALSLLEKNRSAENKAAYQKVLFYRGVELYNESNYQEAGKMFKSAVSEQKTPEFTARATFWKAETEYMTDDFQNALLTYKQFAGLAAAKTTNEYKNINYNIGYAYFKQKEYDQAGNSFQAQIDNSKEDKVRLNDSYLRLGDCRFVSSKYSAANEAYSKAIEAKGVDADYAQFQKAISYGFMSKNDKKADELSHFLQMYKKSSYRDDALYELGNTYVTEKKNDQALKTYDQLISEFKNGSFTSKAILKQGLIYYNSDRDDQALVKFKKVAAEFPKTPEALEAVSTARLIYVDSGKVDEYATWVRTLDFVAVTDAELDNDTYDAAFKQYSQNNSKQAITGFTGYVNKFSKGMHALEANFYLAQLYFAEGSETKSVANYQYVIDQPRSEFTEQSLSRLAQIFLKAKDCDQSVPVLVRLENEADFPQNKNFAQANLMKCYYDKKEYDNAVVYADKVLQNAKADANVKADAQIIVARAAMQTGNEDKAKTAYAKLSATSKGELAAEALYYDAYFKTKEGKFDASNVSVQKLAKNYSAYKYYGAKSLVLMAKNFYGLKDSYQATYILDNVINNFTDYPDVVEEAKKELNAIKLEESKTNSSISK, encoded by the coding sequence ATGCGTAAACTTCCCTGGTTCTTTTTACTCCCTATAATCCTTTTCTCAACCATAGTTTCGGCACAAAAATCAGCTATTTATACTTACGACTTAAAGGATTTCGACAAAGCACTGGCTTTATACAATGACAAACAATATGCTTCGGCTCAACTTATTTTCGAATATGTAAAAAATAATGCCACGACAGAAGAAGTTCAGTCGGATTGTGCCTATTATATTGCCAATTGCGCCATTCGAACGAATAAAGTAAATGCCGATGCGCTGATGGAAAAATTTGTACACGATTATCCGACAAGTACAAAACAAAATCAGGCGTATATTGAAGTTGCTCAGTATTTTTTTGAACAGGGAAATTACCCGAAAGCATTACAATGGTTTGATAAAGTGGACGAAAGTTACATGAGCAAATCAGACTCGGATAAATTTAATTTTCAGAAAGGATACAGTTATTTCAGCGCTAAAAAGAAAAAAGAAGCAACTACTTATTTTAACAAAGTGGTGAATTCTCCTGATTTTGGTTCTCAGGCCAAATATTACCTTGGATTTATGGCGTATGAAGGGGACGATTATAAAGAAGCAACGAAATATTTTGATGAAGTTTCAGGCGAAGAAAAATACAAAGAAAAGCTTTCGTATTATCAAGCCGACATGAATTTTAAGTTGGGAAGCTTTCAAAAAGCAATTGATTTGGGGCAAAAAGCTATGAGTAAATCTAATGATTTGGAAAAGTCAGAGCTGAACAAAATTATTGGAGAAAGTTATTTCAATTTAAAGCAATATGGTAAAGCGATTCCGTTTTTAGAACAATACGCGGGTAAAAAAGGGAAGTGGAATAATACCGATTTCTATCAGTTAGGATATGCCTATTACGAACAAAAAGAGTATGAAAAAGCAATTTCCCAATTCAATAAAATTATAGAAGGAAAGGACTTTGTAGCTCAGAATGCGTATTATCATTTAGGTTTAGCGTATTTAAACACAGGTAAAAAACAGGAAGCTTTAAATGCGTTTAAAAATGCTTCTGAAATGGATTTTAATGCGCAAATTCAGGAAGATGCTGCGTTGAATTATGCAAAACTGAGTTATGAGATAGGTAATGCCTATCAAACGGTACCTGGAATTTTACTTGATTTTTTAAAGAAATATCCAAACAATTCAAGCAGATCTGAAGTAGAAAAATTATTGGTTGATTCTTATATTTCTTCTAAAAACTACAAAGAAGCGCTTTCATTATTAGAAAAAAACAGATCGGCTGAGAATAAAGCTGCTTACCAAAAAGTACTTTTTTACAGAGGTGTAGAATTGTACAATGAATCTAATTATCAGGAAGCCGGGAAAATGTTCAAAAGTGCTGTCAGCGAACAAAAAACTCCTGAATTTACAGCCCGTGCGACATTCTGGAAAGCCGAAACAGAATATATGACTGATGATTTTCAGAATGCTTTACTTACCTATAAACAATTTGCAGGATTAGCTGCAGCAAAAACTACTAATGAGTATAAAAACATCAATTACAATATTGGTTATGCTTATTTTAAACAAAAAGAATACGATCAGGCTGGTAATTCTTTTCAGGCGCAAATTGATAATTCGAAAGAAGATAAAGTGCGTTTAAACGATTCATATTTGCGTTTAGGCGATTGCCGATTTGTGAGTTCAAAGTACAGTGCGGCAAATGAAGCCTACTCCAAAGCGATTGAAGCAAAAGGTGTTGACGCTGATTATGCACAATTCCAAAAAGCAATTTCTTATGGATTTATGTCCAAAAACGATAAGAAAGCCGATGAGTTGAGCCATTTCCTTCAGATGTATAAAAAGTCCTCTTATCGAGACGATGCTTTATACGAATTAGGGAATACTTATGTAACAGAGAAAAAGAACGATCAGGCGCTTAAAACCTATGATCAGTTGATTTCAGAATTTAAAAACGGGTCGTTTACTTCGAAAGCAATTTTAAAACAAGGATTGATTTATTACAATTCAGATCGTGATGATCAGGCTTTGGTGAAGTTTAAGAAAGTAGCAGCGGAGTTTCCTAAAACTCCCGAAGCTTTAGAAGCCGTTTCAACAGCCAGATTGATTTATGTAGACTCAGGAAAGGTGGATGAATATGCGACCTGGGTACGTACATTAGATTTTGTGGCGGTTACCGATGCCGAATTGGATAATGATACTTATGATGCGGCTTTCAAACAATACAGTCAGAACAACAGTAAGCAAGCTATAACTGGGTTTACAGGTTATGTGAATAAATTTTCGAAAGGAATGCATGCACTGGAAGCTAACTTTTATTTAGCGCAATTGTATTTTGCTGAAGGATCAGAAACTAAATCAGTGGCAAATTACCAATATGTTATTGATCAGCCAAGAAGTGAATTTACAGAGCAATCGTTAAGCAGACTCGCACAGATTTTCCTTAAAGCAAAAGATTGTGATCAGTCGGTTCCGGTTTTAGTACGTTTAGAAAATGAGGCTGATTTCCCTCAGAATAAAAACTTTGCGCAGGCCAACCTGATGAAATGTTACTACGACAAAAAAGAGTATGACAATGCTGTAGTGTACGCTGATAAAGTATTGCAAAACGCAAAAGCCGATGCCAATGTAAAAGCCGATGCACAGATTATCGTGGCTCGTGCAGCAATGCAAACCGGAAATGAAGACAAAGCTAAAACGGCCTATGCTAAATTATCGGCAACTTCGAAAGGAGAATTGGCAGCGGAAGCATTGTATTATGATGCTTATTTTAAAACCAAAGAAGGAAAATTTGATGCTTCGAATGTTTCAGTGCAAAAGCTGGCTAAAAATTATTCGGCTTATAAATATTATGGAGCGAAAAGTTTAGTGCTAATGGCAAAGAATTTTTACGGATTAAAAGACAGTTATCAGGCGACTTATATTTTAGACAACGTCATTAACAATTTTACCGATTATCCGGATGTTGTTGAAGAAGCGAAGAAAGAATTAAATGCCATAAAATTAGAAGAATCGAAAACGAATTCGTCTATTAGTAAGTAG
- a CDS encoding GNAT family N-acetyltransferase — MKIKLRQENEKDHKSVFDLIEKAFEKEEYSDHKEQFLVERLRKSAAFIPELSIVAEVENEIAGHILLTKLEIKNDTESFESLALAPVSVLPKFQGKGIGSKLIVHAHEIAKELGYKSVILLGHHDYYPRFGYELCKKYNIEMPFDVPAENCMVIALTENGLSGVNGKVVYPTAFFE, encoded by the coding sequence ATGAAAATTAAACTCAGACAAGAAAATGAAAAGGACCACAAAAGTGTTTTTGACTTAATTGAAAAAGCTTTTGAAAAGGAAGAATACAGCGATCATAAAGAACAGTTTTTGGTTGAAAGGTTAAGAAAATCAGCTGCTTTTATTCCGGAATTATCTATTGTTGCCGAAGTGGAGAATGAAATCGCAGGACATATCTTATTGACGAAATTAGAAATTAAAAACGATACAGAATCTTTTGAATCTTTGGCATTGGCTCCCGTTTCGGTATTACCAAAATTTCAGGGAAAGGGAATTGGTTCAAAACTTATCGTGCACGCTCATGAAATAGCGAAAGAATTAGGATATAAATCAGTTATCTTATTAGGACATCATGATTATTACCCTAGATTTGGTTATGAACTTTGTAAAAAATACAATATCGAAATGCCTTTCGATGTTCCGGCAGAAAATTGCATGGTGATTGCTTTAACTGAAAATGGATTATCAGGAGTAAACGGAAAAGTAGTTTATCCGACTGCTTTCTTTGAATAA
- a CDS encoding TonB-dependent receptor — MKMNCQNKIIILLVMFVVQLSFAQKKNETIGTETVNVVKPYSPTISDAFKVKETPSLDDSGNQPKETIKYSILSVPVASTFTPSKGKAEGVEKSKKEKLFNNYATLGVGNYGTLNAELFVNQDLGNNDYVAGMFRHHSSQGGIKGVELNDEFYDTALNVGYGVNNRDMSWNVDLGYQNQLYNWYGLPADFGSTLAGQMRDDLIRGINPNHSYNTISLGGNVAFTEGVFSKISTKFTHFSDSFSSSENRFYVKPTFKVDIMDQAINTNIIVDHVSGSFEHNYAYDNTKPLKYSLTNFGIEPSFVMLENDWTLELGAGLFYGLDSENSGNKFYIYPKVNASYKLVGDLMIFYTGVNGGLNQNSYADFVTENPFLSPTLLVKPTNNQYTVFAGLKGKLANNVSYNLTGSYLNEKDKALYRSNDYTEDFSNQNYGFGNSFGVIYDDIRTFRFYGELKADFSQNVSFGINGTFNSYKYDGIEAWNLPSMKLSSNLDVNITKQWYAGLNVFFVGERKDMQSNLNLGTDPVITTLKSYFDANAHLGYKYNERLTCFLKLNNIGNQAYEKWMNYPVQGFQVVVGANYKFDF; from the coding sequence ATGAAAATGAATTGCCAAAATAAAATTATCATCTTACTAGTAATGTTTGTCGTCCAGCTTTCGTTTGCGCAAAAGAAGAACGAAACAATCGGTACAGAGACAGTAAACGTAGTAAAACCCTATTCGCCAACGATTTCAGATGCTTTTAAAGTAAAGGAAACTCCTTCGCTTGACGATAGCGGAAATCAGCCGAAAGAAACCATAAAGTATAGTATTTTATCCGTTCCTGTAGCCTCAACCTTTACACCTTCAAAAGGAAAAGCAGAAGGCGTTGAGAAATCTAAAAAAGAAAAATTATTTAACAATTATGCCACTTTAGGAGTAGGGAATTATGGAACTCTTAATGCCGAATTGTTTGTCAATCAGGATTTAGGAAACAACGATTATGTGGCGGGTATGTTTCGTCACCATTCTTCTCAGGGAGGAATTAAAGGCGTAGAATTAAACGATGAGTTTTACGATACAGCATTGAATGTAGGATATGGCGTAAACAATCGTGATATGTCATGGAATGTCGATCTTGGTTATCAGAATCAATTGTACAACTGGTACGGTTTACCGGCTGATTTTGGGTCAACTCTGGCTGGACAAATGCGTGATGATTTAATAAGAGGAATTAATCCAAATCATTCCTATAATACCATTTCTTTAGGCGGTAACGTAGCTTTTACAGAAGGTGTTTTCAGTAAGATTTCGACAAAGTTTACGCATTTTTCGGATAGTTTTTCGTCATCAGAAAATCGTTTTTATGTAAAACCTACTTTTAAGGTAGATATAATGGACCAGGCTATCAATACTAATATCATCGTTGACCACGTAAGCGGCTCTTTCGAACATAATTATGCGTATGATAATACAAAGCCCTTGAAATACAGTCTGACTAATTTTGGAATTGAACCAAGCTTTGTAATGTTAGAAAATGACTGGACCCTGGAGTTGGGAGCGGGCTTGTTTTATGGTTTGGATTCTGAAAACAGCGGAAACAAGTTTTATATTTATCCAAAAGTAAACGCATCCTATAAACTGGTAGGTGATTTGATGATTTTTTATACAGGAGTGAATGGAGGTTTAAATCAAAATTCCTATGCTGATTTTGTGACTGAAAATCCGTTTTTATCTCCAACACTTTTAGTGAAACCAACCAATAATCAATACACTGTTTTTGCAGGTTTAAAAGGGAAATTGGCTAACAATGTTAGTTATAATCTTACCGGTTCTTATTTAAATGAGAAGGATAAAGCCTTGTACAGAAGCAATGATTATACAGAAGACTTCTCTAATCAGAATTATGGTTTTGGAAACTCTTTCGGAGTGATTTATGACGATATCAGAACCTTCCGTTTTTATGGAGAATTAAAAGCTGATTTTTCGCAAAATGTTTCTTTCGGAATCAATGGAACCTTCAATAGTTATAAATATGATGGTATAGAAGCGTGGAATTTACCGTCTATGAAATTGAGTTCTAATCTGGATGTAAATATTACCAAACAATGGTATGCGGGACTAAATGTTTTCTTTGTGGGAGAACGAAAAGATATGCAGTCGAATCTAAACTTAGGAACCGATCCGGTGATTACAACTCTAAAAAGCTATTTTGACGCCAATGCACATTTAGGTTATAAATACAACGAGCGTTTGACCTGTTTCCTGAAATTGAATAATATAGGGAATCAAGCCTACGAAAAATGGATGAACTACCCGGTACAAGGATTCCAGGTAGTAGTTGGAGCAAACTACAAATTCGATTTTTAA
- a CDS encoding PhzF family phenazine biosynthesis protein: MSLPFYIVDVFADKKYTGNQLAVFTEAGNLSTEEMQQMAREINFAESTFITKLDREKNKAEIRIFTPAHEMQFAGHPIIGTSWVLINKIFDHSPENITLEVPIGPIAIHKTEDLIWLKAAQPKFWDVFAKEDFPSFSNLTIDDFDNQYLIQEVTTGSAFVMVPLNSKRALENLVLDKDKTDGWLKKHCKTDHRALYFYYLEDSKLFSRMLCVEHNQLVEDAATGSASTCLQAYLLKYHAPEIELINHQGDYINRPSQIYFKGKLAENQFDIKIGGKAQFVAKGEWEV, translated from the coding sequence ATGAGTTTACCATTTTATATAGTTGATGTTTTTGCAGATAAAAAATATACCGGAAATCAGTTAGCCGTTTTTACGGAAGCAGGGAATCTAAGTACCGAAGAAATGCAGCAGATGGCGCGCGAGATTAATTTTGCAGAAAGCACCTTTATAACCAAGCTTGACAGAGAAAAAAATAAAGCAGAGATCAGAATATTTACCCCTGCTCATGAAATGCAGTTTGCGGGACATCCCATAATTGGAACTTCCTGGGTTTTGATCAACAAAATATTTGATCATTCCCCTGAGAATATCACATTAGAAGTTCCTATTGGACCAATTGCAATTCATAAAACAGAAGATTTAATTTGGTTAAAAGCGGCACAGCCGAAATTTTGGGATGTTTTTGCCAAAGAAGATTTTCCGTCTTTCAGTAATCTGACCATTGATGATTTTGATAATCAGTATCTTATTCAGGAAGTTACGACAGGAAGTGCTTTTGTGATGGTACCACTAAACAGTAAACGAGCTTTGGAGAATTTGGTTTTAGATAAAGATAAAACAGACGGGTGGCTTAAAAAGCATTGCAAAACCGATCATAGAGCCTTGTATTTTTATTATCTGGAAGATTCAAAATTGTTTAGCAGAATGCTGTGCGTTGAACACAATCAACTGGTGGAAGATGCGGCAACCGGAAGTGCGAGTACTTGTTTGCAGGCTTATCTTCTAAAATATCATGCTCCGGAAATTGAGTTGATAAATCATCAGGGAGATTATATCAATCGTCCGTCTCAAATTTATTTTAAAGGGAAATTAGCCGAAAATCAATTTGACATCAAAATAGGAGGGAAAGCCCAGTTTGTCGCAAAAGGAGAGTGGGAAGTTTAA